In the Myxococcus xanthus genome, GCACCTCATGACGACGTAGAAGCGCCCCAGTGCATCCACCGCGGCCTTACGGCCCGGGTTCGAGTTGGCCGTGGTGCAGTCCAATGCCCCGCTGATGAGCGTGGGGGGCACATTTGAAAAGGCATCCAGTTGGCACGCGGCGTCGCAGCCATCCCCGGGGATCGTGCCGCCATCATCGCACTGTTCTCCCGTCACGCTGTCGACCAGGCCGTCGCCGCATACCTCCACGCCACGGCAGTCCGCTCGGCAGCCGTCTCCCGCGACGCGGTTGCCGTCGTCACACACCTCACCCGAATCGATGTAGCCGTCGCCGCAGACAGGCGGCCCCCTGACGGTGATGATGACCGTGGCGGTATGGGAGGTCAGCGCGCCATCGTTGGCCGTGAAGGTGAACGAGTCCTCCCCCTGGAAGTCCGCGGCCGGCGTGTAGAGCAACTGGGCGCCCGTCCCGGACAGGGTTCCGTGAGCGGGATCCGTCACGGTGAACGCGAGCGCATCCCCATCTACGTCCGTGGCCGCCAACGTGATGGGCGTCGACGTGTTGTAGCCCACCGTCACAGTGGCAGAGGCAGCCACGGGCGCGTCGTTGACCGGAGTCACCGTGACCGAGACGGTGGCCGTTGCCTGCTTCTTGCCGTCGGAGACCGTGACCTGGAAGGTGTCCTCTCCGGCGAAGTTCGCGTTCGGGGTGTACGTCACCGACGCCCCCGTGTCCGTGAGCATTCCATGGCCGGGCAGGGTGAAGGAGAAGTCGAGCACGTCGCCATCCGGGTCCACCGCGGGGATGGTGATGTCCACCGGGATGTCCTCGGAGGTGTTCGCGTGGACGTCCTCGACCGTGGGCGCTGAGTTGTTGTCGCAAACGCTTGGCTGCCCCGTGCAGGTGTAGCCCGGCTCCACCTCACAGACACTGTTACAGCCGTCTCCGGAGAGCTGATTGCCGTCGTCACACTTTTCGAACCTGCCCAGCACCCCATCACCACAGACGGCCCGTAGCGACGTCTCCACCGCGTCCACCAGGTAGAGCGCGAGCACAGAGCCCCTCAGTCGCACGTAGCGATAGGGCACGTTCCCCGGGTACGTCGCCACCGCCACATGCGTCCCCAGGCCCAACTCCACCAGGTGCAACGAGCTGGAGCCGATGAAGGTCCCGTCCGCCTTCAGGAAGTCCACCTGCGCCACCAGCGCCAACGACAGACCCTGGTAGTACACGCGCAGGTCGCCGGTGCCTTCCTCTCCCTGGCCCAGGTCCAGCACCAGCGCCGTGTTGAGCAAGCCCAGCAGTGTCGCGGCCTGCCCGTCGGGAGCGCCCAGCGCTGCGCTCGCGTTGAGCACCGCCGCCGTGGTGCCCGATGCCACCGCGTCCGCATACGGGTCCCACGTCAACGAGGCTTCCGGACGCTCACGCGTCAACGCCTGGCCGTTCCCTGGCGACACCCCATTCTCCAGAGGACGTACCTTCTCCTCCAGGGACTCCACACCACATGCGCCCAGCGACAAGGCCAGCGTCACGCCCAGCCCCCACGACCGCAGCACAGCAGAACGGCTTCGCATCGAGTGTCTCCCCCCGAGGAGCACGATGAAGCCCGGAATGGGCCGCCCCCTCATGGAATGCACGACGCCACTCCACGCTCTCGACGGCTCGGCGCGCAAGACGCGGATGGCCAACGTCGTCCCGACATCCGCCGCCAGGCACTTGAGTGCCATGGACACAAAGTTCCTGGCATGTATCCGCCCGCCTCCGCGAATCGACGGGGCCGTGAGGGGGAAGGGCAGCGGTATCACTCACCTCTCCAGGTGAGTGGATCATGCCCAGCCCATGATTCTGCGCCTCGATGAGACAGGGCCAGGTGCTGCGCCGGGGCAGCACCCAGGGCATCCGGCTGCTGGCCTTCGAGTTCGGCGGCTGGGCCTGGGCTGAGAGCCCGCGCTGTGTAAGCACCAGGTCCAATATCCATGCGCTGGCATTCAGAGTTGAGGTGGCCGCGCTGACGTGACCCGGTACCTGCTCTGGTTGCTGGCCGTCTGGGCGTTTCCCCAGCATGACCCCAGAGCCACTTCGCACGATAAATCTACCCCTCCCACTTCTTGCCTTTTGAAGGTTGCGTCGAACCCACAACCCGGCGCTTCATGTTGACAGTCCCATGTAGGGCTCCCCACGAGGAACGTTCATGTCATATTTGCTTTCAAGATGGCTCACAGCGCCAGCCGCCGCATTGCGCGCCGGATTGGTGATTGGACTGGCCGCCAGCACCCTCGGCGCTTGTCGCGACAATGACCCGCCGCCCAACGCACCGCCGGTAGCCAGCGACATCACCCTCGAGACGGTGGAAGACACGCCCCTCGAGGTGCGCCTGCCGGCCAGCGGCAATGGGGCACTTGCCTTCACGATTGTCGATACACCGGACCACGGCACGTTGAGTGAGATCAGCGCCAATGGCTCCGTCACCTACACCCCCGGCGCCGACTACAATGGCGTAGATGCGCTCATCTTTCGCGCCACCAACCGCGAGGGCCAAAGTGCCCAAGCCACGGTGAGCATCACCATCACCCCAGTGAATGACACGCCCACGCTCTCCTCGGTGGCCGACCAGAGCATCCCTGCTGGCAGCTCGACCGGCGACCTGGCCTTCACCGTGGGCGACGTGGAGACCGCCGCCGACAGCCTCACGGTCATCGCCACGTCCTCCAATACCGACCTGGTGCCCAACGACCCCAGCAATCTCGCCCTCGGTGGCTCCGGCTCCAGCCGCACCCTCTCCGTCGTCCCCGTCGCCAGCGCCAGCGGCTCCACCACCATCACCCTCTCGGTGAGTGACGGCTCCGACACCACCTCCACCACCTTCACGGTCGACGTCACCGGTCTTGCGAGCCTCTACTGGATGACTGCCGCCGGCTCGCTGTGGCGGGTTGACGTGAACGGCACGAATGCCATTGAGCTCGAGACCGGCATCAGCGGGGCATCTTCCGTCGCAGCCGACCCGGTAACCCGTACCCTCTTCTACACGCGCGACAGCGCAATCGTTCGAGCGGACAGTGATGGGGCGAACCCAGTCGATATCGTGGCGAACGGAGGTTACCCCAGCGGGCTGGCAGTCGATTCGACGAACCGCAAGCTGTACTGGTCCGATTTCAATGGAAGCCGGGTCATGTGCGCCGAGCTGGACGGCAGCAACCCCACGCAGGTCGTCGGCGGAATCGGTAGCCCGTCTGCCATCGCGGTCGATGTCCCGAACGGTAGTGTGTATGTCATTGCCTACAACAACACCAGGCTCGTACGGTTCAATCTGGATGGTACCAACCTGGAGACCCTCGCCTCAAACCTGGGCGGACTGGGCGTGGGTCTGGCGGTCGATTCGAGCGGCGGGAAGGTGTACTACTCGACCCGCGGCAACAGCATCTATGTCGCCAACCTGGACGGCTCCGACGTCACCACCCTGGTGACCAACCAGACCACCGTGCATGGGATTGCCATCGATGTCACGGCCGGGCGGCTGTATTGGGCGGATTGGCTGGGGACCGTGCTCCGGAGTGCCAATCTGGCCGACGGCAGCGATATCCAGGACGTGAACTCAGGCAGCGCCAGGAACTTGGGCCTGGCCTGGATGCCTGCGCCGTAGCCAGGAGCAGGTGGCTGTACCGCACCGGATTGTTGAGACACTGGGTTGGTGGTGGTTCGGCCGCCTGCCTCTGCATCAACGCTCGCCGGGCTTAGCTCGGCGAGCGGAAGTCGTGATTCTCCAGCAGCCAGTGCTCGTTGTACCGGGGGCCACTCCAGCAGGGGGCGCCGGAATTCCTCTGCGGTGGCGAAGGCGCGCCCAGCGCAGTCGTTGGAGGTGTGCCCGATGAGCGGTGACGCACGAGGCCAACGTTCTGACGTGGTTGGCTCGGACCGGCACCGCGCTCGTTTTGTCACATACACGATTGTGGTTTCTCTCCGCACCTGGATGCCTCGCGGCGCGTCGCTCATGCTCGTGCCGTGATGGACTCCGTCCACCATGTGCTGCCTGGTTCCGGGGGGAACCGTGATGAATCGACACGGAATGATGCGGTCAGTCGGCATGGCGCAGGCGCTCGTCGCTTCCCTGTGCGGCTGTGGCGCCGAGGACCGCCCGGGCTTGCTTCGCCAAGAGGACATGGCGCCCTACTCGATGGCAGTGAAGCAGGGCGGCACTGTCTGGTGAATGCGTAACCACGCTTTCATCCACGAACCACTCATAGTCGACCCCATGGCCACGGGCGGCCAAGGCGTCGCCGACTGCCAGCGCTGAGCCAGTCGATCCGCTGTTCGGATCCGGAGCAAGGTGGCTGCCACGAGGAATCCCCGGGAGCGAACGAACAATCATGGAGGCATTGCCGTCCTCGAGTCCGTGTGAAAGACAATGCGAGGCGCCCTTCATCCCCCCTCTCACCCGCAGACCTCAGACGCGGGAGTCCTGGACTCAGGGCCCTCACGCAAGGACGGCCTGGACGTGCTCCGGGCTTTGGCCATCGTTTCGGTGCTCTGTTTCCACGCCCCGGAGTCCGTGCGGCGGGCCCTGCCGGAGGTGCTCCGTGCCGGCTTTGAAGTGGGCTGGGTGGGCGTGGACCTGTTCTTCGTCCTCTCCGGCTACCTCATTGGTCGGCAGGTATTCGCGATGGAGGACTCAGCGCCTCTGGGACTTCAGCTCCGCACGTTCTGGCTCAAACGGTGGATGCGAACGCTTCCGCTCTACTTTGTCGTCCTCGCCTTCTATGCACTGAAGCCATGGTTGTTCGGGACACCCTTCGTGGGAGGAGGTTGGCACTATCTCGTCTTCCTCCAGAACTACGTTGGCGTGCGCGACTTCGTACAGAGTTGGTCGCTTTGTGTCGAAGAACACTTCTACGTGGTCCTGCCGCTGATCGCCTTCGGCCTGCGCGCCCGCTCCGCCCCCGCCTGGGCATGGCTGATGCCCTTGCTCCTGAGCTTGGGCGCCCGGGCCTGGGAGGTACACACCGCCACGCCGGGCCTGCTGCCCGCGGAACAGTGGGTGCGATTGCAGTGGCGCACCCACCTCCACCTGGATGGACTCGCAGTGGGTGTCTTTCTCGCGAAGACCGCGCCGCGCTGGCAACGGTGGCCCCAGGCTTGGCGAGGGGCCTGCGGCGCGATGGGTGCCCTGTTGCTCGGGGTGACCTTGGCAGTGTGCGTGCCTCACCTGCCGGACTGGGGAGGCGTGTGGATCTTCGCAGGGCTCGCGGTGGGATTTGGCGGGCTGCTCGTGGCCACGGAAGCGGTTGCGCTGCCCGTACCGCTGAGAGGCCTCGTGTACCAGACCGCGGTCCTCTCCTATGGCACCTATCTCTGGTTCTGGGTCGTGGCGCGCGTGTTCGAGCGGCGAAACCTGACCTTGGGTGTTTGGGGATTGGATCTGCTCGCCTTCATCACGGTGACGCATGGGGTCGCATGGGTGACCTACGTCGCAGTGGAGAGACCTGCCCTGCGGCTGCGGGATAGGCTGCTTGCGTGGCAGGCCTCGCGGGCGGAGGCGCGTGACGGGGTGGTGGCACCCGGACGCTAACGGCTCGGCAGTACAGACATGGGCGCAGGGCCATGCGGGGTATCACTCATTTCGCCCGCTGGTTTGCGGGGTTGGCGCAGGCCGAAACGCAGACCACCGCCTCCGGGCGAGCCTGCCTCGCCAAGCGCGCCGCGGGACGGCGGCGACTCGTGGAAGTCGGTGTCTGGCATGGGGGGACGACGCGGGTGCTGCGCGCGGTGATGGACCCGACGGCCACCGTTTGGATAAACGCCCCCGCGCGGTTCGCCGTTCTCGAACTCACTGTCTCACTCGCGTTGACAGGCTCCGAGGCACGGCCGAGGCTCCTCCTCGCGTCATTCGAAGGCCGAACGCGTGCGTCCCGGCAGGTCATTCAGGCAGTCATTTCGATCGCTGCTCAAGCTTCCGCAATTCTCGCTCCGCGTACTTGCGTTGAGCCGCGGTGACCTTGCGCAGCAGGAAGGACCGATAGGCTTTGATGGCCTCAGGTCCCTTCCCCATGTCCCGAAACAGGTCTCCCCGATTCAGGTTGAGCACGTTGCGCTCGTGGCCCGTCGCGGTGAGCAGCGCCAGGCATTCGTCGAGGACGGCCTCGGCCTGGGACCACTCCTTGTGGGACCACAGCGCGAAGCCGAGGTTGTTGAGGATCTCCGCCCGGAGGTCGATGGTTGCCTCCAATTGCTGGTTCAGTTGTTCCCGCAGGGTTGCGTCCTCCACAGCGAACTCGTCCAGGGTTCCCCCAGCCATGGGCCGGCCGTTCTCAAGCCATGTTCGGTACAGCGTGGTCCACGCGCTGAGCGCCGCCTTCTGGTCTCCCGTTTTCCACT is a window encoding:
- a CDS encoding Ig-like domain-containing protein, which codes for MRSRSAVLRSWGLGVTLALSLGACGVESLEEKVRPLENGVSPGNGQALTRERPEASLTWDPYADAVASGTTAAVLNASAALGAPDGQAATLLGLLNTALVLDLGQGEEGTGDLRVYYQGLSLALVAQVDFLKADGTFIGSSSLHLVELGLGTHVAVATYPGNVPYRYVRLRGSVLALYLVDAVETSLRAVCGDGVLGRFEKCDDGNQLSGDGCNSVCEVEPGYTCTGQPSVCDNNSAPTVEDVHANTSEDIPVDITIPAVDPDGDVLDFSFTLPGHGMLTDTGASVTYTPNANFAGEDTFQVTVSDGKKQATATVSVTVTPVNDAPVAASATVTVGYNTSTPITLAATDVDGDALAFTVTDPAHGTLSGTGAQLLYTPAADFQGEDSFTFTANDGALTSHTATVIITVRGPPVCGDGYIDSGEVCDDGNRVAGDGCRADCRGVEVCGDGLVDSVTGEQCDDGGTIPGDGCDAACQLDAFSNVPPTLISGALDCTTANSNPGRKAAVDALGRFYVVMRCGGAVHVSVSVDRGHTWVGPTPLGITNAAEVAIEGGPTGIAYVAATSAGTLIFTRTVDAGASWEAPRVLSPAANPTVSLDSRGDALYISVSRGSTGVSVLQNFARGANDFSVTDVDQNNAFFDVIVDKISGDVFSVSDDPSFRIRSSSDQGTTFGPQSSPPGQAFFSDWTGSNGFIYVTGSFGDDNVDVIPMSAPGTSTQVPGLPTDIGPAPLRVIDADALGNGYIASQRGTGDIQLDRMLVGAAMILATDARTVGPGAAPAVAALPSNGGALVAYTNGTSVYASVVVY
- a CDS encoding Ig-like domain-containing protein, producing MSYLLSRWLTAPAAALRAGLVIGLAASTLGACRDNDPPPNAPPVASDITLETVEDTPLEVRLPASGNGALAFTIVDTPDHGTLSEISANGSVTYTPGADYNGVDALIFRATNREGQSAQATVSITITPVNDTPTLSSVADQSIPAGSSTGDLAFTVGDVETAADSLTVIATSSNTDLVPNDPSNLALGGSGSSRTLSVVPVASASGSTTITLSVSDGSDTTSTTFTVDVTGLASLYWMTAAGSLWRVDVNGTNAIELETGISGASSVAADPVTRTLFYTRDSAIVRADSDGANPVDIVANGGYPSGLAVDSTNRKLYWSDFNGSRVMCAELDGSNPTQVVGGIGSPSAIAVDVPNGSVYVIAYNNTRLVRFNLDGTNLETLASNLGGLGVGLAVDSSGGKVYYSTRGNSIYVANLDGSDVTTLVTNQTTVHGIAIDVTAGRLYWADWLGTVLRSANLADGSDIQDVNSGSARNLGLAWMPAP
- a CDS encoding acyltransferase family protein yields the protein MRGALHPPSHPQTSDAGVLDSGPSRKDGLDVLRALAIVSVLCFHAPESVRRALPEVLRAGFEVGWVGVDLFFVLSGYLIGRQVFAMEDSAPLGLQLRTFWLKRWMRTLPLYFVVLAFYALKPWLFGTPFVGGGWHYLVFLQNYVGVRDFVQSWSLCVEEHFYVVLPLIAFGLRARSAPAWAWLMPLLLSLGARAWEVHTATPGLLPAEQWVRLQWRTHLHLDGLAVGVFLAKTAPRWQRWPQAWRGACGAMGALLLGVTLAVCVPHLPDWGGVWIFAGLAVGFGGLLVATEAVALPVPLRGLVYQTAVLSYGTYLWFWVVARVFERRNLTLGVWGLDLLAFITVTHGVAWVTYVAVERPALRLRDRLLAWQASRAEARDGVVAPGR